GACAGGGCGGACATAGGCTCTCCCTGGCTGCCGGTAGTAATGACCACTACCTTATTGGCCGGCATCTTTTTGATTCGTTCAAAGGGAATGATAGTCCCCTTGGGGAAATTCAAATACCCTAATTCAGTAGCCATCTCTACGGTCTTGATCATACTCATGCCGGTGATGGTTACCTTGCGTTTATGGTTTACAGCGGCCGTGATAACCTGTTTTATGCGGTGGACATTGGAGGCAAAAGTGGCTACCATAATCCTTCGTTGGGCCTCGGAGAAGATCTCCTCCAGGTAATCTCCCACTTCCCGTTCAGAGCGGCTGTAACCTTCTCGTTCCACATTAGTTGAATCCGACATCAGCAGCAGAACCCCGGAATTACCCAGCTCAGCGATCTTGTGAAAATCAATGACCTCGCCGTCAATAGGGGTCTGATCAACCTTAAAGTCGCCCGTATGGACGATGAGTCCGGCCGGGGTGTGTATACCGAGTCCCACCCCATCCACAATAGAATGACTGACCCTGAAAAATTCCACCTCAAATGATTCCCCGATATTGATCCGGTCACGTGGCTTGATTTGAATAAGTTTTACAGGGGGCAGATGGGGATGCTCGGCCAACTTGTTTTTAACCAGGCCTAAAGTGAGTCTGGTTCCATAAACAGGGCAGTTTATTTGAGACAGGACATAAGGCAATGCCCCGATATGATCTTCATGGCCGTGAGTCAGGACAATGCCTCTAATCTGGGAGGCCTTCTTTTTAAGATAGGTGAAATCAGGGATAATGATGTCCACCCCAAACATCTCTTCATCAGGGAACATCAAGCCGGCATCGATCACCAGCGTATCTTGCTCTGTCTCGATAGCCGTCATATTTTTTCCTATTTCCCCGCAGCCACCCAGGGGGATAATAGAGACACCGGGTTCTGATTTCTTACGTCTGGAAACAGATTTCTTATCTTTAGAAATCCTCCTTTTTTTCCCCGGTCTTTTCTTTTCTGTATCTTCCTTTTCCAAATTAATCTCCTTTTGTAACTATTCAGGTAGATAGGCTGAAGACTGAAGGCTGAAGACTCTACCTAAAAGCCTTCAGCCTAAAAGCCTTCCGCCTTGTATTCTTCAGCAAACCAACGCCACTTGCTGTGCCTCTTCTTCACCCAGGGGGCCGATAGTGGTCACGGTTAAGGAATCGTTCCGAAAGATGTTTTCGGCCACCCTTTGCACATCTTCTGCCGTAACAGCTTCAATCTGGCTCAAGATTTCATCTATGGTAAAAAAACGGTTAAAATATATCTCCGTCTTGGCCAGACGGCTCATGCGAGAGGCTGTGTCTTCCAGGGACAGAACCAGGTTGCCTTTAAGTTGTTGTTTTGTTTTGGATAATTCTGCCTCTCCTACCCTCTCCTCTTTCAATTTGGACAATTCAGACAGGGTAATCTTGATTACCTCGGCGTAGTGTTCCAGGCTTACCCCACCATAAACCACAAACAGTCCCGATTCATGACAGGCCAGATGATAGGAATAGATGGAATAGGCCAGCCCCCGTTTTTCTCTTATCTCCTGAAACAGCCTGGAACTCATACTCTTACCGGTAATGTTATTTAAGACATAAAGGGCAAACCTATCCTCATGGGCATAAGGCAATCCGGCCGTTCCCAGACAGAAATGGACCTGTTCCAGATCTCTATAGTGAACTTGAATACCTGGTTGGATCTGAGGGGGGGGAACATGGGATTCCTCCCCTCTCTCTCCCTCTGCCCGGCCGAATATCTTACTTAGTTCATCTATGATCTGACCTGACCCGATATTCCCAGCCACCGTGATAATGATCCGTTCAGGGGTGTATTTCTGTCTGAAAAAGTTCAGCACCTCAGACCGTGAGAATTGAGTAACTAATTGGGCCGTGCCTATTACTGGCTGACCAAGGGGATGTTTATGCCATACATTTTGGACAAAGAGATCATGAATGAGTTCATCAGGGGTATCTTCATACATCTTAATCTCTTCAAGAACCACGTCTCTTTCTTTTTTTATCTCCTCTTCATCAAAGAGAGAGTTAAAGAACATATCGGATAAAAGATCAACGGCCATGGATATATCCTCATCCAGCACCTTGGCGTAAAAACAGGTATATTCCCTTCCGGTAAGGGCATTCAACTGGCCGCCTATCCGATCCATCTCTTCGGCGATCTGGATAGCCGTCCGATTTGAGGTGCCTTTAAAGAGCATATGCTCAATGAAGTGGCTGGCCCCGTTAAGAACGACTGGTTCATTCTTGGAACCCACCTCAACCCATAGCCCAATAGAGACCGATCTGACGTGGGGTATCTCCTCCGTTACTACCCTTAGACCATTAGATAGAACTTCCTTATGATACCTTTCCTTAAGTTTCGCCCCCACTTCCTGGGTAGCCGGAGTTTCGAGTTTCGAGTTCACTTGATTCCGCCCCTTTGCTAACGCCGTTTCGAGTTTCGGGTTTCGAGTTAACAAATTTTTCGACCTGTACGGTTAGAGATTACAAGCAATCCCCTTCAAACCTGAAAGGTTTGAATTTTACATAACCGCAGGTGAAACCTGGGGAAGGCGAAACAGCTACGAACATCTCAACCCTGAAAGGGTTGAATTCTAGGCGATGGATAACATTCGACCCTTGCAGGGTCGAGCGTTGCGATTTGTTTCCGTAGATTGCATCTACGGCTATTTAAAATTCGACGCTTTTAGCGTCAGTAGTCTACAACCTAACCGTACAGGTCGAAATTTTTTCCGAGAAAAATAGGTTTCTCGGAACACAAGTCCTAACTCGAAACCCGAATCCGCCATCGGCCATCTAAAATCGGTGTAATCGTTCACCACAGAGACACAGAGAATGATTTTAGAAAAAAGCACTTACAGAGCAAATAATTGGGGCAGCAATATGAAGTTTTTGCGTGGTCTAAACTTTGAACGACAAAGACCTCATTAAGAGACTCGTCCTTTAGATTTTTCTCAGTGTCTCTGTGTCTCCGGGGTGAGGTGAACGGTTACAATCTGCCCTCGGTTTACCGGTTTTTCTGGAACGGCTTGGTTTCTCCTCCTGTTTTTTCCCGCAAGGCGGCTTTCCGGGAGAGACTTATCCGGCCCTGTTCATCTATATTTATTACCTTGACCAGCACCTCATCCCCTTCTTTGACCACGTCCTCTACCCGTCTCACATGACCTTCAGCTAATTGAGAAATATGCACCAGGCCATCTTTGCCAGGCAATATCTCCACAAAGGCCCCAAAGGTAACTACTCGTACCACCTTGCCCAGATAAGTCTTGCCCACCTCTGCCTCGGCCGTCAGGTATTCGACCATTTCCACGGCCTGCTGGGCTGCCTCTTGATCGATTGAGGCAATAGAGACCTTGCCATCGTCATTGATATCAATCTTCACCCCGGTGACTTCCACAATATTTCGGATGACCTTTCCTCCCGGACCAATAACATCCTTAATCTTCGCTGGAGGGATATTAATGGTTATAATTCTGGGGGCATAAGGAGATAATTCTGCCGCCGGCTTGTCAATGACTTTAGTCATTTCATCCAGGATGAAAAGCCTGGCTTCTTTGGCCTGGTTGAGGGCCCGAACCATAATATTATGGTCTATTCCCCCAATCTTGATGTCCATCTGAAGGGCAGTCACGCCATCCTTTGTTCCGGCCACTTTAAGATCCATATCTCCCAGATGATCTTCCAGGCCGGTGATGTCGGTCAAGATAACCGCCTTATCGCCCTCTTTGATTAATCCCATAGCGATTCCCGCCACCGGAGCATCAATAGGCACCCCGGCATTCATAAGGCTCAGGGTTCCACCACATACACTGGCCATAGAAGTAGAACCATTTGATTCTAAGATGTCGGAAACAATCCGAATGGTATAAGGGAATTTCTCTGAGGCAGGGATAACCGGCCGAAGTGCCCGCTCAGCCAACATACCATGACCAATATCACGCCTGGAAGGACCTCGGTTAGGTTTGGTCTCGCCGGTGCTGAAAGAAGGAAAGTTATAATGAAACATAAAACTTTTACTTCGTCTGCCTTCGATATCATCCAATATCTGTTCATCGTCCACTGTCCCAAGGGTGACGGCCGCCAGGGCCTGAGTCTGCCCCCTGGTAAATAAAGCGCTTCCATGTACCCGGGGCAATACGTCTACCTCACAAGAGATGGATCTGATTTCATTCGGCCGGCGATTATCAGCCCGAAGCCCCTCATTGATGATCCTGCCCCTGACAATCTCCCGCTCAATAAGCTCTAAGCAGGTCTTAATATCCGCCTCCTCTTCCGGGAAAAGAGGGGCAAGCTCTTCCAGGGCCTGCGCCATTGCTTCATCTATCCCTTGCTGCCTGGCCTGTTTTTCCGAAATCAAATTGGCGGCGGCTATTCTTTCTGTGCTCAATTCCCTCACCCTGGCTTCCAACGCCGGATCTATCCGGACCGAAATCACCTCCCGTTTAGGAAGTCCTGCCTGGACCACCAGTTCTCGCTGAAGAGAAACGATCTCTTTTATTAGCCGGTGTCCTTCTTCTATTGCCTCCAGCATCTCTTCTTCTGAGAGATTCTTTGCCCCGGCCTCAACCATTAAAATCGCTTCATTTGTTCCGGCCACAACCAGGTCTAATCGACTTTTCTCCATCTGATCGAGTGAAGGATTGACTATCAGGTTGTCCCCCACTTTTCCCATCCTAACGGCGCCAACCGGCCCGGCAAAGGGAAAGTCGGATAGGGATAACGCGGCTGAAGCTCCAATTATAGTGGGTATGTCTGGGGTGTTAATTTGATCCACAGAGAGGACCGTAGCCATAATTTGAACCTCATTTCGCAGTTCCTCATTAAAGAGGGGCCTTATCGGCCTGTCAATCAGCCGGGCAATGAGGATCTCTCTATCAGATGGCCGCGATTCCCGCTTGATAAATCCACCCGGAAATCTGCCTCCAGCATAAGCCCTTTCTCGATAGTCAACGGTGAGAGGGAAGAAATCAATGCCTTCCCGACATTCTGGTGAAGCTACCGCCGTTACCAGCACCACCGTGTCTCCATACCGGACTAAACAAGCACCGCCGGCTTGTTTGGCTACCCGGCCTGTTTCAATAGACAGTTCTCTCCCCCCAAGATTCATACTTACTTTAGTCATAATACGGTTTTTCCTCCTTAAAATAGAGTTGAGAGTCGAGAGCTGAGAGTGGAGAGGTCTCTTCTCTCAACTCTCACTATTGGGGTTTGAAAATGGATTAAGCTGGGTGTGAGAGGAAGGAAATTGGATAGACTTTGATTTTAAGTGAAGGTTTGAGTACCGGAAACAAGACCCAAGGTATAGATGTAAACATGGTTTACATCTATATCCTGAATCCTGCCTCAGAACTCATCACTTTTTTGCAACTACCCAGCCGCCTCGACCCTAAGGCACCCAGATAAATATCCCTCTGTAACCTTCCATCCTAATAACCAAACCCCATACTCGATACTCGATGCTCGATCCTCGATCCTCGATGCTCGATACTCAATATTGTATTCTTTACCAGTATCGAGCATCGAACATCAAACATCGAGCATCGAGTATCGAGCATCGAGTTTATTTTCTTAAACCAAGTCTTTTGATCAGGGTTTGATAACGATCCACATTTTTAGCCATAAGATAGTTAAGAAGCCTTCTCCGCTGCCCAACCAATTTTAAGAGACCGCGTCTGGAATGGAAGTCTTTTTTATGGACCTTAAAGTGCTGAGTCAACTGGTTTATCCGTGAGGTGAGAAGAGCCACCTGAACTTCCGGCGAACCAGTATCCTTTTCATGGAGAGCATATTCCTTGAGAAGATCGGTCTTTGCTTCGTTAGCAAGAGCCATTAAGTCGTCCCCCTTTCTTGGTAAGTTAAAGGTCATTCTACCATAATTTTCAAACTTTGTCAAAAAGTATTTTTCAGCCTATGGCCTCCATTCCATCCATATAAGGTCTCAGCGCCCCAGGGATAAGAACGCTTCCATCTTCCTGCTGGTAATTTTCCAGAATAGCCACCAGGGTTCGACCTACGGCTAGACCAGAGCCGTTTAAGGTGTGAACGAAATCTGGCTTAGCCCCTTTTTGGGGTCGATAGCGGATGTTGGCCCTTCTGGCCTGGAAATCCTCAAAATTGGAGCAGGAAGATATTTCCCGATAGGTGTCCTGAGATGGTAGCCAGACCTCGATATCGTAGGTCTTAGCCGCAGAAAAACCCAGGTCTCCAGTGCATAGAGAGACAACCCGATAGTGAAGTCCTAACCTCTTCAGGATTTCTTCGGCATTAAGCAGAAGCTTCTCCAATTCATCATAAGAATCCTCCCGCCGGCTAAACTTGACCAGTTCAACCTTGTTAAACTGGTGCTGGCGGATAAGCCCACGGGTATCCTTTCCATAAGAACCAGCCTCCGCCCGAAAGCAAGGGGTATAGGCCGTGTAGTATTTGGGCAGATCCTCTCCGTCAAGGATCTCACCTTGATGAATGTTGGTTACCGGAACCTCAGCCGTGGGGACAAGGTAATAATCCCAGTTCTCACATTTGAAGAGGTCTTGGCCAAACTTGGGCAACTGACCGGTTCCTATCATACTGGTGGAGTTAGTCATAAAGGGTGGGAGGACTTCAATGTAGCCGTGCTCTTTGGTATGAATATCAAGCATAAAATTTATTAAGGCCCGTTCCAGCCTGGCCCCTGCTCCCCAAAGGAGGGTAAACCGGGCTCCGGTAATCTTGGCCCCTCTTTCAAAGTCAAGGATACCCAAATCTTCGCCTATTTCCACATGAGATTTAATGGAGAAGGAAAACTCGGGTTTCTCCCCCCAGCGTTTTACCTCCAGATTGTTGGTCTCGTCTTCGCCCCGAGGCACCGTAGCATGCGGGATATTGGGTATAGTCAAAAGGATGTCTCTGAGTTCCATCTCAATATCCCTGAGATCCTCATCCAGTCCCTTGATCCAGTCACTTACTTCCTTCATCCGGGTCATAATGTCTTCGACCGGCTCACCCGCCCCCTTTCGCTGACCAATCTCTTTAGTGGCTTTATTTCTTTCTGCCTTTAGATTCTCAACCCTGGTCAGGGTGTCTCTTCTTTTCCTGTCAAGCTCCAGAAAACGCTCCAGGTTATCTTCACTTCCCCGATCTTTTAAAGAAGTCTTCACTAATTCCAGATTCTCTCGGACAAACCCCGCTTCCAGCATAAAAATATCTCCCTCCTCTTACTCTTCGGCCTTGTTCATCGTTGGGGCCATTTGAAGGCTGAAGACTGGTAACCGTTCAGCACATGATGCTCGATGCTCGATCCTCGATGCTCGATCTTCGATGCTGGTAAAGGATTCAGTATCCAGGATCGAGCATCCAGAATCGAGCATCCAGGATCGAGGATCGAGGTTGTGTCTTTGTGCCTTAGTGGCTGAACGCTTACGAAAACTGAAGTTTAATAGCCTTCAGCCTTCAACCTTCAACCTTCAGCCTATCCAGATGAACATCGACTACTTTTCTTTAAGGATATGTCCAAAAAGCCGCAGGATTTCTCTATGCCTTTCCTCTGATCTGACATCCATCTCTCTATGCCTTTCTTCTGTTCTGGCTTCCATCTCTCTATGCCTTTCTTCTGTTCTGGCATCCCATCTCTCAAATAATTCCTCTATCATTTTTCTGGTAAGCCTTTCTTCCTTCTCCAGCATCATTCCTATTTCGATAATACCGGCTTTAATGTGTTTTCCGTTGAAATAAGCCGCTATTCCAAAACATATGCCTACAAAAGTAGCAAAGACTCCCGCGACGCCTATCAGTTCTATCATATCCTTTCCCCCCTTCTTTCTTTACCTGTTTCACTCGATGTCCAAGTTTTGTAACTATTCAGCCCCAGATGGACACGGATGAAACACTGATTTTTGGTATCTACTCAAAATCAAGTTAAAAAAGTAAGCTCATTACAGATTATAGTGCTATGGGTTAAGTTTCATCTCCTTTTGTCCTGACAGCGTCGGCATAAGAGCTTCCCCTCCCTTGATGGGAGGGGTTAGGGGAGGGTGAAATAAACAAGAGTAATAATATTGCCCGCCCATTTCACCCTCACCCTATATCCCTCTCCCATCAAGGGAGAGGGAATTTTGCTTTGTCTCCCAACTAACTGCTTAACTTAGTTTTGAGTAGTTGCGATTTTTGTAAGTGTTCAGCCAAAAAGGCACCAAGACACAAAGATTAAAGGTAATTCACCACACCCGCCTTCTTTTTTGGATTTTCTCAATAATCTCCCGCCAAGTCGCAGAGACGCAAAGAAAGGCCTATTTAAGCCTTAACTTATAAATTCTGGCTTCCTTTCGGCCTAACTTCACCTGGATACGGCCATTCTCATATTCAATACTATCATTTGGGTCTAATAGATTGTCCAACACCCGTCTCTTCTTTAGAGCTTCTTTGAGCCTTGGTGGGATATTTGTGTTTACCTCAATAGGGATAGAGCAAGAATAGACCATCTCTTTTAAGCCGTTGTTGATGGCTACGATAATAGTATTTCCTCGAAATTCCCGGATGTAGGCATAGATAAAGGTATCTACATACAGGGTAAATAGATAGCCATAAGGAATGGCCTCGTTTTCCTTCCTGATCTTGATAAGTGATCTTAAGTGGTTGAATATCTCTTTTTCGCTTCCCTCTTTTGGTTCTAACCCCCTGGCAAACTTCTCCCAGGGCATATCCTGGCGATTGTCCGGATCTTTTCTGCCTTCCATACCTAGCTCAGTCCCATAGTAAATCTGGGGGATACCCCGAGTGGTAAATAAAAATGTAAGCACTGTCTTAAAGATCTCGAGGGCTAAATTTCTATCCCAATGGCCTACCTTATCTAAGATTTCAGTCATAAACCTCTTGTCTAAATCATGGTTATCTAAAAGGGTGACTAATCTGTTGGCATTGGTGTAATCTTTATCCATATCTAAGATACCTTTGGGTTCATTGTCACTTAACCTTGGTCTGGCCAATCTGGTCATTGGGCCATGGTAGATGAAGACCTCCTTCATCACGGAGCACAAAGGAAAGTCAAATAATGTATCAAAGTCATGGGCCTTTTGATATTCAGAGATGCGATAGACATCATATTCCAAATCCTCACCCAGGAGGGTAATATTTCGATATTTCCCTCTGATGTATGATTTAAAGAAATACCAGAAGGCCGGCTCAACATGTTTGACCGTATCCATACGAATAGCGTCAATAGCGGTCTCCTCTATCCAATCAAGGATGTTGTTGACAAAATAATCGACTACCTCCGCCAGGTCGTGGTTCAGGTCAGGCAATCCTGATAAAGCAGACTTAACCTCATCCCCATTAGACCGTGGTGGATTGAACCAGCTATCCTTTATTTTCTTATCCGAATAACTGTGATAGGTATCATTATGGTAGCCGGTATGATTGACCACCATATCCAGGACAACCTTGATCTTGGCCTGATGCAGCTTATTCACCAATTTCTTTAGATATTCTTTGCTTCCTTCGGCTAATGAAGGGTCTTTAGAATAAAGATGGGGGTCGACCTTTTCGAAATCAAGGGCCCAATATCCATGGTAGCCATCTGAATCTCCACATCGCCCAATAGAGAGATAGACGGGTGTAACCCAGAGACAGGTAACACCTAAGTTTTTAAGGTAAGGGATCTTCTTGGCAATCCCGCCAAAGTCTCCCCCGTGATACCGGCTGGGATGAGCCTTGTCCACCCCTTGATTATTTTTAGTGTCCCCATCACAGAACCTGTCGGTGAGGATAAAGTAAATGACATCATTTTGAGTAATCATCTGTTTTTTCCTCCTTTTAATGTTAGAACGCCCTCGGATAATCCGAGACTCTCTATTTACTCACCTTCGCAAACCTGCTTAATATTTTCCCCCTACTTTTTGTAATCGTTCACCACAGAGACACAGAGACAGTATGATTTTAGATTTTTCTCAGTGTCTCTGTATCTCCGTGGTGAGGTGAACGGTTACGAAATATTATCTGATGGTACTTTTACAACCTTTCCGTCTTCCCATATCACCAGTGGCAATTTCTTCATTGTATGCTCTGTAATAACTTTTTTAACAGCATCCTTCATCGCCTTCTCTGCTTTTTTCCCCAAAGGAGTCAATGTTCTATTTTTTTTCATAACAAACCAACCTCCTGTTTTATATACTGAAATAAATTTTTATCAATAATATTTTCATATTTCCCTTTTTTTTCATAAATTATCATTGGCTCTATACCTGAATTATCAAAAATTACTAAATAATCTAAAGCAGAAAAGTAAATATGGAATAAATTCCATAATGTCTTTTTAAATCGTCTCTTCACAATATATTTTGGCACTCCATGGCCACCTTCTCGCACTCTATTTTTAATTCTCTCAATACCAAGTTGATAATTCGGAATCCATAAATAATACATATAAACACGGTATCCTAACATCTTCATCTTTCGTAAAATACTTAGATATGTTCTTCCTGATAATGTTGTTTCAATTGCAAAGGTTTTCTTTTCACTAGCAAGCTCTTTAATTCTTTCAAGTACCATACGTCCTGCACGAATACCAAATCTATCTGGTGCAAAAGGAGACAATCCCTGTGCAATCATATCTGCATTAACAAAATCAATTCTCCCAACATAACGAGGAAAATATTCACGAGCAAATGTTGTTTTTCCTGCACCGTTTGCCCCTGCAATAATATATATTACCTGTTGTTTATTCAT
This genomic interval from bacterium contains the following:
- a CDS encoding ribonuclease J, producing MSKDKKSVSRRKKSEPGVSIIPLGGCGEIGKNMTAIETEQDTLVIDAGLMFPDEEMFGVDIIIPDFTYLKKKASQIRGIVLTHGHEDHIGALPYVLSQINCPVYGTRLTLGLVKNKLAEHPHLPPVKLIQIKPRDRINIGESFEVEFFRVSHSIVDGVGLGIHTPAGLIVHTGDFKVDQTPIDGEVIDFHKIAELGNSGVLLLMSDSTNVEREGYSRSEREVGDYLEEIFSEAQRRIMVATFASNVHRIKQVITAAVNHKRKVTITGMSMIKTVEMATELGYLNFPKGTIIPFERIKKMPANKVVVITTGSQGEPMSALSRMATKSHKQIKIQPQDTVVISARVIPGNESTIARTINNLFKLGAEVVYEKVSDVHVSGHASREELKLMLNLVRPRFFVPIHGEYRHLVHHAQLAEKVNIPKENIFILDNGQRLNLTKDKARITGSVQSGIIMVDGKGVGDVGSVVLRDRQHLAQDGMVIVILAVDKLSGKFISDPEIISRGFVYLRRSDELMYQAKTKVTAIVAELTKKTPPDHGEIKSSLRDALRKFFYEETERRPMILPVIIEV
- a CDS encoding pitrilysin family protein codes for the protein MNSKLETPATQEVGAKLKERYHKEVLSNGLRVVTEEIPHVRSVSIGLWVEVGSKNEPVVLNGASHFIEHMLFKGTSNRTAIQIAEEMDRIGGQLNALTGREYTCFYAKVLDEDISMAVDLLSDMFFNSLFDEEEIKKERDVVLEEIKMYEDTPDELIHDLFVQNVWHKHPLGQPVIGTAQLVTQFSRSEVLNFFRQKYTPERIIITVAGNIGSGQIIDELSKIFGRAEGERGEESHVPPPQIQPGIQVHYRDLEQVHFCLGTAGLPYAHEDRFALYVLNNITGKSMSSRLFQEIREKRGLAYSIYSYHLACHESGLFVVYGGVSLEHYAEVIKITLSELSKLKEERVGEAELSKTKQQLKGNLVLSLEDTASRMSRLAKTEIYFNRFFTIDEILSQIEAVTAEDVQRVAENIFRNDSLTVTTIGPLGEEEAQQVALVC
- the pnp gene encoding polyribonucleotide nucleotidyltransferase, which codes for MTKVSMNLGGRELSIETGRVAKQAGGACLVRYGDTVVLVTAVASPECREGIDFFPLTVDYRERAYAGGRFPGGFIKRESRPSDREILIARLIDRPIRPLFNEELRNEVQIMATVLSVDQINTPDIPTIIGASAALSLSDFPFAGPVGAVRMGKVGDNLIVNPSLDQMEKSRLDLVVAGTNEAILMVEAGAKNLSEEEMLEAIEEGHRLIKEIVSLQRELVVQAGLPKREVISVRIDPALEARVRELSTERIAAANLISEKQARQQGIDEAMAQALEELAPLFPEEEADIKTCLELIEREIVRGRIINEGLRADNRRPNEIRSISCEVDVLPRVHGSALFTRGQTQALAAVTLGTVDDEQILDDIEGRRSKSFMFHYNFPSFSTGETKPNRGPSRRDIGHGMLAERALRPVIPASEKFPYTIRIVSDILESNGSTSMASVCGGTLSLMNAGVPIDAPVAGIAMGLIKEGDKAVILTDITGLEDHLGDMDLKVAGTKDGVTALQMDIKIGGIDHNIMVRALNQAKEARLFILDEMTKVIDKPAAELSPYAPRIITINIPPAKIKDVIGPGGKVIRNIVEVTGVKIDINDDGKVSIASIDQEAAQQAVEMVEYLTAEAEVGKTYLGKVVRVVTFGAFVEILPGKDGLVHISQLAEGHVRRVEDVVKEGDEVLVKVINIDEQGRISLSRKAALREKTGGETKPFQKNR
- the rpsO gene encoding 30S ribosomal protein S15; its protein translation is MALANEAKTDLLKEYALHEKDTGSPEVQVALLTSRINQLTQHFKVHKKDFHSRRGLLKLVGQRRRLLNYLMAKNVDRYQTLIKRLGLRK
- the serS gene encoding serine--tRNA ligase, producing MLEAGFVRENLELVKTSLKDRGSEDNLERFLELDRKRRDTLTRVENLKAERNKATKEIGQRKGAGEPVEDIMTRMKEVSDWIKGLDEDLRDIEMELRDILLTIPNIPHATVPRGEDETNNLEVKRWGEKPEFSFSIKSHVEIGEDLGILDFERGAKITGARFTLLWGAGARLERALINFMLDIHTKEHGYIEVLPPFMTNSTSMIGTGQLPKFGQDLFKCENWDYYLVPTAEVPVTNIHQGEILDGEDLPKYYTAYTPCFRAEAGSYGKDTRGLIRQHQFNKVELVKFSRREDSYDELEKLLLNAEEILKRLGLHYRVVSLCTGDLGFSAAKTYDIEVWLPSQDTYREISSCSNFEDFQARRANIRYRPQKGAKPDFVHTLNGSGLAVGRTLVAILENYQQEDGSVLIPGALRPYMDGMEAIG
- a CDS encoding alpha-amylase family glycosyl hydrolase, which gives rise to MITQNDVIYFILTDRFCDGDTKNNQGVDKAHPSRYHGGDFGGIAKKIPYLKNLGVTCLWVTPVYLSIGRCGDSDGYHGYWALDFEKVDPHLYSKDPSLAEGSKEYLKKLVNKLHQAKIKVVLDMVVNHTGYHNDTYHSYSDKKIKDSWFNPPRSNGDEVKSALSGLPDLNHDLAEVVDYFVNNILDWIEETAIDAIRMDTVKHVEPAFWYFFKSYIRGKYRNITLLGEDLEYDVYRISEYQKAHDFDTLFDFPLCSVMKEVFIYHGPMTRLARPRLSDNEPKGILDMDKDYTNANRLVTLLDNHDLDKRFMTEILDKVGHWDRNLALEIFKTVLTFLFTTRGIPQIYYGTELGMEGRKDPDNRQDMPWEKFARGLEPKEGSEKEIFNHLRSLIKIRKENEAIPYGYLFTLYVDTFIYAYIREFRGNTIIVAINNGLKEMVYSCSIPIEVNTNIPPRLKEALKKRRVLDNLLDPNDSIEYENGRIQVKLGRKEARIYKLRLK
- a CDS encoding zeta toxin family protein is translated as MNKQQVIYIIAGANGAGKTTFAREYFPRYVGRIDFVNADMIAQGLSPFAPDRFGIRAGRMVLERIKELASEKKTFAIETTLSGRTYLSILRKMKMLGYRVYMYYLWIPNYQLGIERIKNRVREGGHGVPKYIVKRRFKKTLWNLFHIYFSALDYLVIFDNSGIEPMIIYEKKGKYENIIDKNLFQYIKQEVGLL